The Vitis vinifera cultivar Pinot Noir 40024 chromosome 7, ASM3070453v1 genomic interval TGTCGGCGGGCCAGGTGATGCCACCTTACACTCCATAGCCCAGATTAATGCttcataatttatattatagatGCAACTGTACTGCTTATATAGAATTCTTGGGTGCATGTGATTCACCTCAGCAGGCTAAGCTGTTATATTTGTTGATTGTCTGGAGCATTGTAAGGTCCTGTGATCCTGAACTAACTGTATAAAATATGTAGGTATGTTATTATATTCTACTTTAAATATTATCTGTATTGCTGGAGCTGTCTGAGGCATCTCTTTCACAAAACTTGAATCGCATTGGCTGAGGCACTGGGATTTGTTTGGCATGCCTCAAACCCCAAATGCAACAGCCCTTTGGTTTCTGTGTGAAAAAAGAGAATCTTAAATTCTTcttcagtttcatttttttaatttattttttattttttattttttatttttaaaattttctgttTCTTATCCTTTTGCAGTATATAGTACTGATGAAGAACGTGAGGGAGGGTCTTTCTCTATCAAACAAAGGTTTGGTTGAAGCTGAGATGTAGGAGGAGCTATTTCCTAGCTTTTTCTCCCagtgttcctttttttttttcttcccactTCTTCTCCAAATCAACGCAAAGTTGTGATCTCCCTCGGGTCATCAGACTCTTACAGGTCAGAAGACTCAATCTTATCTTTCTTTACCACCTTTGGTGTATGAGGCTGGGGAATATGTAGGAAAAGCTATATAGTTTGGTTACAGGAAACCAGTTGagtcttcctttcttttttctgatTACTACAACAATCAGATTCATACTGacgaatttttgtttttataatctTCTGGGTACTACCAAGATGATCTTAAGAGGAAgtgttccttctttttctttttcttttgtttgattatCCGTCAGCAATGATagcaattttcttttctaaattatGGGTTCTAGTATACAGACATGATctatggaaaattattttccatactGAGCCTGCAACTCAGAAATTCCCAGTTGTAATTTTTGAATTCTTAGAACCCTCTGGATTTAATTTTGGAGAGCTGGGgagttaaaaattgaaaacgCTAGGTTCAATTCCTTGTCGGGTGTCGAGAAAAACGATTTGAATTTTTCAGTTCCATGGTACCTTACACACAAGTACAACAAAAAGGATAGAATTATCATATTGATGATAATGAAACATAGCTGAAAGGAGGTCATTTCTTGGATCTTTAGGTCTGGTTATCACAAAAACAGAAATAACAGAGGACAGATTTCAGACGCCATAAGtagaaaaaaggaatattttcattcatttgaatgAGGCTTCTAGTATCACTGGATATCGTGCATCACATTTGACAGTATTTGAAATTATCAGGGgcagggggggggggggggggggggggagggaaATGCTTAGCCACTGACCCAGAAGGATATTTAGTCTGGGAAACTATTATTGTGGCCTAAAATTAATGggtgaataaaagaaaaagaaacaaaaagaaggaAGTTGGAGTCATCATCCATGTTTAATAGTGTTCAAACTCATCAGTTATATGGATGCTCTCGTCACTTATCTATTTTTGTCCGTGAACGAAGAAGCCATTATCAATCAATTACATTCTTTGTTCTGatgtttgtaatattttttcattccaCAGGTATCGAGTGATGTGAGCtggttttttccttttcctgaCTGAAAAGGGGGGTCTCGGGAAATTGAGGAAGAATTCAGATTTTATGGTAAAAGTTTCTCTTGGAATAggaccatttccgagaactgtGCAGGGGGTGGGTAGAGTTTCAATGGAGAAGCTTCTCAATCCATACGATAGGGAGTACATGAAGATGGCTATGTTAAAGCATGAACAAACATTCAAAGAGCAGGTacttttcctttccctttttacTTGCCAGAGCTCATGCCTCTAGGGGCAATGATTCTGAGCTCCAGAATAATGTTGCAGGTACATGAACTTCATCGTCTGTACCACAGGCAGAAGAAACTAATGAAAAACATTGAAGTCAGTGGGTCTAATGGACAGAGCCAAGAGAGGTTGAACTCGAATGATATTAGTATGAATCAGATCAACCACCAAGAAAAGCCACGGATGAAGCTTGACTTGGAACAGCCTGCAGAAGAGTACAATGCGGAATTGGATGGCGATGGAGTGCTAGAAATTGTGGATGAGAGCAAGTTAGAGCTGACACTGGGGCCAGTGAGTTACAGCCGGAGGAAGAAAGCTGAGACACCACTAACTTCAGATTCTGGACCAagcttttcttcttcttccactgGATCCAGCCATATGAAGAGGACAAATTCAAGGACACCTAAGAGGATAGATACAACAAAAGAGGAATCAAACGGCCATGACTGGGGGCTCTTTAATGTACCTGACATGAAGCCGGGTTTCCAAAGTGGACGAAAAAACGGTTTTCATGTGGATGAACAACTAAGACAAGAGAGACTAAATCAGCCTCCTTGGATAGTCCAAGTTTTGAGTCTGAACATGACTTGAAAAATCTTCTTGAGTTGGTATGATAAGATTTTAGACTTTTCCCCATGGATAAATTCTATGATTGATCAATGTTTGTGTGGAA includes:
- the LOC100262963 gene encoding uncharacterized protein LOC100262963 — translated: MVKVSLGIGPFPRTVQGVGRVSMEKLLNPYDREYMKMAMLKHEQTFKEQVHELHRLYHRQKKLMKNIEVSGSNGQSQERLNSNDISMNQINHQEKPRMKLDLEQPAEEYNAELDGDGVLEIVDESKLELTLGPVSYSRRKKAETPLTSDSGPSFSSSSTGSSHMKRTNSRTPKRIDTTKEESNGHDWGLFNVPDMKPGFQSGRKNGFHVDEQLRQERLNQPPWIVQVLSLNMT